In Clostridium sp. DL-VIII, the following proteins share a genomic window:
- a CDS encoding iron-containing alcohol dehydrogenase family protein: MSNYSVYLPSYSIGEEVYNEIPKICEPYGKKAVVVGGKTAMEKSKEAILEGVKGSNIEIIDFVWFGGDSSYENVEMLKNNRAVVNADMIFAVGGGRSIDTSKTMCDQTGQALFVFPTIASNCAAITATTVIYDCEHVFKELYFPKKPALHCFINTKIISEAPSDFIWAGIGDALSKEYECTFSSRGDELDHTNLLGVDISRNCVEPLLKYGKKAYEDVKANRVSKELEQVILNIIITTGLVSVLVINDYNSCLAHSVYYGCTTLENIEKNHLHGEVVSYGVLVMLTCDKQFEERDRVYKFNKSLGLPTCLADIEVEEKDINKVLDKAMETGDIKHVPYEITREMIYNAIMDLEKVQL, from the coding sequence GTGAGTAATTATAGTGTATATTTACCAAGTTATAGTATAGGAGAGGAGGTTTATAATGAAATTCCAAAGATCTGTGAACCTTATGGAAAGAAAGCAGTAGTTGTTGGAGGAAAAACAGCAATGGAAAAATCCAAAGAAGCCATTTTAGAAGGGGTTAAAGGTTCAAATATAGAAATAATTGATTTCGTATGGTTTGGAGGAGACTCATCATATGAAAATGTTGAAATGCTTAAGAATAATAGAGCAGTAGTGAATGCAGATATGATATTTGCAGTAGGTGGTGGAAGAAGTATTGATACAAGTAAAACAATGTGTGATCAAACTGGACAGGCATTGTTCGTATTCCCTACTATAGCTTCAAATTGTGCAGCAATAACAGCGACAACAGTAATTTACGATTGTGAACATGTATTTAAGGAATTATATTTCCCTAAAAAACCAGCTTTACATTGTTTCATAAATACAAAAATAATATCAGAAGCTCCAAGTGATTTTATTTGGGCAGGTATTGGCGATGCATTGTCTAAGGAATATGAATGTACATTTTCTTCAAGAGGAGATGAACTTGATCACACTAATCTTTTAGGCGTTGATATAAGCCGTAATTGTGTGGAACCGCTTTTGAAGTATGGTAAAAAAGCTTATGAAGATGTTAAAGCTAACAGAGTATCAAAGGAATTAGAACAAGTAATCCTTAATATAATAATCACTACGGGACTTGTATCAGTTCTTGTAATAAATGATTACAATAGCTGTCTTGCACATTCGGTATATTATGGATGTACAACATTAGAAAATATAGAAAAAAATCATTTACATGGCGAAGTAGTTTCTTATGGTGTTTTAGTCATGCTTACATGTGATAAGCAATTTGAAGAACGTGATAGAGTTTATAAATTCAATAAGAGTCTTGGACTTCCAACCTGTTTAGCGGATATTGAAGTGGAAGAAAAAGATATCAATAAAGTTCTCGACAAAGCAATGGAAACAGGGGATATAAAGCATGTACCTTATGAAATAACAAGAGAAATGATTTATAATGCAATAATGGATTTAGAAAAGGTACAATTATAA
- a CDS encoding toxic anion resistance protein, which translates to MNDEFKEDIEVTPSLTFEPFKEEAPISKVKEEINQAEAFDEGNLTVEEKKMVDEFVEKIDITNTNSILQYGVGAQKKIADFSETALNNVKTKDLGEVGEMLSNVVVELKNFDAGEEKKGLFGLFKKTSEKVSHMRAKYEKVEGNINKICSSLENHQIQLLKDVAMLDKMYEINKVYFKELSMYILAGKKKLQKLEKEELPVLAERARVSGLPEDAQATNDFMSLCNRFEKKIHDLELTRMISLQMAPQIRLVQNNDSLMSEKIQSTIVNTIPLWKSQIVLALGVAHSNNAVKVQNEVTNMTNELLRKNAETLKMSTIETAKESERGIVDIETLKNTNESLITTLDEVLRIQTEGREKRKAAEVELHNIEEQLKNKLLSIRQQ; encoded by the coding sequence GTGAATGATGAATTTAAAGAAGATATTGAAGTTACGCCAAGCTTAACCTTTGAACCTTTTAAAGAGGAAGCACCAATTTCTAAAGTAAAGGAAGAAATAAATCAGGCAGAAGCTTTTGATGAAGGTAATTTAACAGTAGAAGAAAAAAAGATGGTAGATGAATTTGTGGAGAAAATTGATATAACTAATACAAATTCAATTTTGCAGTATGGGGTAGGAGCGCAAAAGAAGATCGCGGATTTCTCTGAGACAGCTTTAAATAATGTAAAGACTAAGGACTTAGGTGAAGTAGGAGAAATGTTATCTAACGTAGTAGTTGAATTAAAAAATTTTGATGCAGGTGAAGAGAAAAAAGGGCTCTTTGGTTTATTTAAAAAAACTTCAGAAAAAGTCTCTCATATGAGAGCAAAGTATGAGAAGGTTGAAGGGAATATAAATAAAATTTGCAGTTCACTTGAAAATCATCAAATACAACTTTTAAAAGATGTTGCAATGCTAGATAAGATGTATGAAATAAATAAAGTATATTTTAAAGAGCTTTCAATGTATATATTAGCAGGAAAGAAGAAACTTCAAAAATTAGAAAAAGAAGAACTGCCAGTTTTAGCGGAAAGAGCAAGAGTAAGTGGACTACCAGAAGATGCACAGGCAACAAATGATTTTATGTCTCTTTGCAACCGCTTTGAAAAGAAAATTCATGATTTAGAATTAACTAGAATGATTTCTCTCCAAATGGCACCTCAAATTAGATTGGTACAGAATAATGATTCTCTAATGTCTGAGAAAATACAATCTACTATCGTTAATACTATTCCACTTTGGAAGAGTCAGATTGTACTTGCCCTAGGAGTAGCACATTCTAACAATGCAGTTAAGGTTCAAAATGAAGTGACAAATATGACTAATGAACTTTTACGTAAAAATGCAGAAACTTTAAAAATGTCAACTATAGAAACTGCTAAGGAGTCTGAAAGAGGAATTGTAGATATTGAAACTCTTAAAAATACTAATGAATCATTAATTACAACTCTTGACGAAGTACTTCGAATTCAAACAGAAGGTCGAGAGAAGCGTAAGGCTGCTGAAGTAGAGTTACATAATATCGAGGAGCAGTTGAAAAATAAACTTTTAAGTATTAGGCAGCAATAA
- a CDS encoding 5-bromo-4-chloroindolyl phosphate hydrolysis family protein, translating to MGRKDFSNLEDQIRDTVKNAFDAIDFAGIKKDINDKTESTINEVKIKIKDKSHHLNKKLKYKVNDNYEEFNNITIKDKKTKDMYIAKRPVGSISGILYTVFGAIGSGTLGILLIVYSILTSIMVGFATFNYVSLGIMVAFFSASVVLTLRGRYLRKRVKRFKEYVTCLGGKYYCPIEELAESIRMKNKFVVKDLKKMIELDMFPQAHIDDEQTYFMLNNETYENYLNAQKVLKEREEEELRRENKLKEEINNPAKKALRDTIEIGKNYIEEIGNVSDCIQEKEVSEKLNKLKNIVSQIFRNIEHNPRKLTEVNKFINHYLPMTLKLVNAYKELTEQTVQGDNIKNAKSEIEKAIDSINAAFEKLLDDLFEEIALDISTDISVLETLFTQEGLTKKDFEKE from the coding sequence ATGGGCAGAAAAGATTTTTCTAATTTAGAAGATCAAATTAGGGATACAGTTAAAAATGCATTTGATGCTATAGATTTTGCGGGAATAAAAAAAGATATTAATGACAAAACTGAAAGCACCATAAATGAAGTTAAAATAAAGATTAAAGATAAATCACATCATTTAAATAAAAAACTGAAATATAAAGTAAATGATAATTATGAAGAGTTTAATAATATAACTATAAAAGATAAGAAGACTAAAGATATGTATATAGCTAAAAGGCCTGTTGGAAGTATATCTGGTATTTTATATACCGTATTTGGAGCAATTGGAAGCGGAACTCTTGGAATTTTGTTAATTGTTTATTCAATACTTACATCAATTATGGTGGGATTCGCAACTTTTAATTATGTTAGTCTTGGAATTATGGTGGCTTTTTTTTCAGCAAGTGTAGTTTTGACCTTAAGAGGAAGATATTTGAGGAAGAGAGTGAAGCGTTTTAAGGAATACGTTACTTGTCTTGGAGGAAAATATTATTGCCCAATTGAAGAATTAGCTGAGTCAATTAGAATGAAAAATAAATTTGTTGTCAAAGATTTAAAAAAGATGATTGAATTGGATATGTTCCCACAAGCACATATAGATGATGAGCAGACTTACTTTATGTTAAATAATGAAACTTATGAAAATTATCTGAATGCTCAAAAAGTTCTGAAGGAACGCGAGGAAGAAGAACTAAGAAGAGAAAATAAATTAAAAGAAGAAATAAATAACCCAGCAAAGAAAGCGTTGAGAGATACGATTGAAATAGGAAAAAATTATATTGAAGAAATAGGAAACGTAAGTGATTGCATACAGGAGAAGGAAGTTTCAGAAAAGTTAAATAAGCTTAAAAATATTGTAAGTCAAATTTTTAGAAATATAGAGCATAATCCTCGAAAGCTGACAGAAGTTAATAAGTTTATCAATCACTATCTTCCAATGACCTTGAAATTAGTAAATGCGTATAAGGAATTAACGGAGCAGACAGTTCAAGGAGATAATATAAAAAATGCAAAAAGTGAAATAGAGAAAGCTATAGATAGCATAAATGCTGCTTTTGAAAAATTATTAGATGATTTATTTGAAGAAATTGCTTTAGATATATCTACAGATATTTCAGTTCTTGAGACACTATTTACGCAGGAAGGATTAACTAAAAAAGATTTTGAGAAGGAATAG